In Salmo salar chromosome ssa14, Ssal_v3.1, whole genome shotgun sequence, the sequence CCAACATAATGAGTGTGCTTTCTCTCTCCAGCCACCATATTGGTCAGTTGTCCATTAACCACTGCAGCTACTTCTTCAGTTACATCCTTTGCACTCACTTTTAGCGCCACTCCAGAGAACTCCCTTGATAGGCGCCCTTACTTCACAGAGCTACACGACACCTTCCAATCTGAAATCTTGTTCAAAGCATGCTCCTTAGATGcacaaaaaataaatgtataaataaGCCCACTTGTTATCCTCACTGATGCAACGCGTCTGTGATTTTCATCAGGATGTCAAACGGATCTCCCAGATTACTCCATAGGTCCAAAACCTTAACTCCAACAACGAAAGTTGGAACTAGGCATGGATTTTCTAAATTCCACGAGCACATTACTCTTATTTCCCATCTCCACTTGAGGCGCTATCAGTTTCAAACAAAACATCCACTTCTGCcatcttctttggactttattaACTAAACTGATTGCTTTTGTCTTTTTCAGGTTGGCATCATGTCTCAGAAGCAGATATATTACTCTGACAAATACGATGACGAGAAATTCGAGTATAGGTAAGCTGACTGTAATTTTTTCTTCTAAAACGATTTTGATCTAGCTATATAGCTAGTATTGACACGTCTTGTCTGGCAGCTATCCTCCTTCCCAGCCCTGTGATGTTGACACAATGTGACACCGTAAAGTACCATGCCATTTCCCCACTGGCTGTAGGCACGTGATGCTGCCCAAGGACATTGCCAAGCGTGTGCCCAAGACCCATCTGATGTCAGAGACTGAGTGGAGGAACCTTGGCGTCCAGCAGAGTCAAGGCTGGATACACTACATGATCCATCAACCAGGTACACTGACAGACTTTACACGGCTAGTCATTAAGGCTTGTCCTAGGCAAAAAAAAAGAAGTTGGGCACCCAGAACatagtgtattcagaccccttcacttttacattgttacgttgcagcctttcCAAAAAGGATTCactagtttttttcccccctcaatatacacaataccccataatgagaagaaaaaaaacttttaGACGTTTTCGCAAATTCATAAATTTAAATCGCATACATacattttcagaccctttactcagtacttttgttgaagcacctttagcagcgattacaggctCTTGTGGCGCTTCAAGCTTGACATGCCTGTATTTggagattttctcccattctatGCAGATCCCgtcaagttctgtcaagttggatggagagcgtcgctgcacagctattttgagGGATCTCTagagagatgttcgatcaggttcaagcctggcctctggctgggccactcaaggacattcagatacctgtcctgaagccactcctgcgttgtcttggctgtgtgctaagggtcgTTGGAtgttgaaccttcgccccagtctgagatcctgagtgctctggagcaggttttcttcaaggatctctgtactttgctccgttaatctttccctcgatcctgacaggtctcccaatccctgctgctaaaaaacatccccacagcatgatgctgccaccaccatgcttcaccatagggatggtattggccaggcgATGAGCAGTGCCaattttcctccagacgtgatgcttggcattcaggccaaaaatttcagtcttggtttcatcagaccagagaatcttgtttctcatggtctgagagtcctttacgtgccttttggcgaactccaagctggctgttgtgtgcctttttactgaggagtggcttgtcttgtctgtctggccactcgaccataaaggcctgattggtagagtgctgcagagatggttgtccttgtggaagattctcccatctccacaaattAACTCTGGGGcttctcggtcacctccctgaccaaggcccttctcccctgattgctcagtttggtctagCGGCtagatctaggaagagtcttggtggatccaaacttcttccatttttaagaagaatgagctgcaacaaacactcaaactggacaattatctcttcaaagactcaatcatggacactcttactgacagttgtggctgttttgtgttgtctctaccttcttgaactTTGTTGTCTCTgccaaataatgtttgtaccatgttttgttctgctaccatgttgtgttatgtgttgctgccttgctatgttgtcttaggtctcttatgtagtgttgtctcttgtcATGATGCGTTTTGTCATATTTTTAATCCCTGTCCCTGCAGGagaccttttggtaggccgtcattgtaaataagaatttgttcttaactgacttgcctggttaaataaaataaagaatggaggccactgtgttccattttagaataaggctgtaaaatagCAAAATgtaagtgaaggggtctgaatacttcctgaatgcactgtagatttCAGTTGTCGGAATGGACAAAAAATCTGACAATTACTCCGACTAAAATAACATATTAGCATTAAGACAAATTTATGAACAGTATTTTCCAAACTATTGTGTGTTAATGTCCTAAAGTTGGGAATAATTTTGAAAGTTGGATTCTATGCTATTCACAGATGTATTTTGAATAACAAATATTATAGGCCACAAAAAGTGAAATTGAGCAAACAATACCAAGATGGAAAAAGTATTAGTGTTAACGCTCAGTACGGTAGAAAGAGTGAAGTGCTGATGAATACAGCAACATATAGTCTATGGAGGAATACAACACAGAACTGTACTTTACAGTTGTGCTTATGGTGCATAGCCATGTGGGTTTATATCAGTACAGTAAGCAGGGTGACATGGTGAACAcacaacaccagtctcaacatccaacagtgaagaggcgactccgggatgctggcctttgaggcaaatctaattttatttgtcacatgcgccgaatacaaccagtgtagaccttacagtgaaatgcttacttacaagcccttaaccaacaatgcagttttaagaaaatacctataaattttttttttaaagagatgAAAAACGAATttatagagcagcagtaaataacaatagcagggctgTATAACAGGGggaactggtacagagtcaatgtgcaggggcgccggtgtcgaggtaattgtggTAATTatgcggatactatttaatgaagctgccagttgaggactcgtGAGGTGTCTTTCTCAAACTACAAAGTACACtcgaatgtacttgtcctcttgctcagttgtgcaccggggtctcccactctttctattcttgtTAGAGCCAGGTTGcggtgttctgtgaagggagtagtacagtgttgtacgagatctgcagtttcttggcaatttctcgcatggaatagccttcatttctcagaacaagaatagatggacgagtttcagaagaaagtactttgtatctggccattttgagcctgtaattgaactcacaaatgctgacgccccagatactcaacaagtctaaagaaggccagttttattgcttctttaattagaacaacagttttcagctgtgctaacataattgcaaaagggatttctaatgatcagttaacTAATCccatttatcattttaaaaggctaacacaacgtgccattagaacacgagtgatggttgctgataatgggcctctgtatgcctacgtagatattccataaaaaatctgccgattccagctacaatagtaatttacaacattaacaatgtccacactgtatttctgatcaatttgatgttattttaacggaCAAAAAATGTCCTTTGCTTTCAAAAACGAGGAcctttctaagtgacctcaaacctttgaacggttgtgcatttggaaagtattcagaccccttcaaatTTTCCACAtgtaatgttacagccttattctaaaatgtattaaatttaaaTGAAAAAATGTCTTATCAAtttacacaatacccaataatgacgaagcgaaaagTTTGGTAGACACTTTTGGCAAATTTATAAAAAGATAAAGaagtaccttatttacttaagtattcagacactgctatgagacttgaaattgagctcaggtgcatcctgtttccattgatcatccttgacgacatgatttggaaaggcacacgcctgtctatataaggtcccacagttgacagtacatgtcggagctaaaccaagtcatgaggtcgaaggagttgtctgtagagctccgagaaaggattgtgtcgaggcacagatctggggaagggtgccaaagaatttctgcagcatcgaaggtccttaagaacacagtggcctccatcattcttaaacggaagaaatttgaaaccaccaagactcttcctagagctgactgcccagccaaactgagcaatcgggggagaagggccttggtcagggatgttaccaagaaccctatggttactttgacagagttcctctgtggagatggttgtccttctggaaggttctcccatctctgcagcactcccccaAAAAAGTATTTATTGTGGAGTGGaaagactgaagccactcctcagtaaaaggcatgacagcccgcttggagtttgccaaaaggcagaaggactctcagaccatgagaaatacaattctcttgtctgatgaaacacagATTGAAcacttttggcctgaatgccaagcgtcacgtctggaggaaacctggcacaatccctacagtgaagcatggtggtggcggcaacatgctgtggggatgttttacaacggaagggactgggagacgtcaggattgagggaaagctgaatggagcaaagtacagggagatccttgatgaaaacctgccttGGTCTCAGACTGGGCTGAAGGTTCaccacaacgcaggagtggcttaagatctgtagagaagaatgtgagaaaatccccaaatacaggtgtgcctcaccacctccctgtaggctggctcgtcattgttggtaatcaggcctactactgctgtgtcgtcggcaaacttgatTGAGGTGGATGGGTgaatggccatgcagtcatgggcgAACAGGGAgtctctgtactgatgttttgcctgtttgattgccttacggagggaataactacactgtttgtattcggccatattcccagtcacctgccatggttaaatgcgatggttcgcgctttcagttttgggcGAATGCTGCCAtatatccacagtttctggttagggggGTTTTAATAGTCATTGGGTACAACATCTCTTATACACTTCCTGAAACTCAGTCACTGTATCAGTATATTCCTCTGTTGTTCtcggaggctacccggaacatatcccagtccgcgtgatcaaaacaatcttgaagtgtggattccgattggtcagaccagtgttgaatagtccttagcacgagtacatcctgtttgagtttctgccaataggaagggaggagaaaaatagagtcgtgatctgatttgctgaagggaCGGTggaggagggccttgtaggcatcctgaAAGTTGGATTatcagtggtcgagtgttttttttttttttagcagcgCGAGCACTATAGTCAATGTGTTAACTTCGGtaacgttttcctcaaatttgctttgtaaaaatctccagctacaataaatgcaaccTTAGGATATGTGGTTTGCGCTCTGCATAATGTCCAgtaaagttccttgagggccgtcgtggtataggcttgaggggggatatacacggctgtgactataaccgaagataatTATCTTGGGAGGTAGGAAGgttcggcatttgattgtgagttaTTGTAGGtctggtgaacaaaaggacttgaattCCTGTaagttatcacaatcacaccatgagtagttaatcatgaaacatgcaCCGCCACCCTTATTCTTCCTGGAGAGagatttattcctgtctgcacgatgaactgagaacccaactggctgaaCGGACCAAGACATATCTCAAGAGCCATTTTTCTGTGAAAcggagtatgttacaatccctgatgtctctctggaaggaaatccttgccgtgagctcatcaactttattatcaagagactgaacattagcgagtaatatactcggaagccgtgggtggtgtgcacgcctcctgagttgGACTAAAAGTCAGCTCCGAGTGCCTCTTTTTTTTTTCCAGCATGCAGAGTTTTGGAATTATACAGGAGTATCCGTGTTAGCCGGAGTATCCGACTTTGTTATACAAACATTCCTGACCCACGGACTCGAGGAagttgtagcttccatcaatgtaattgtctgcatcatttcctaatcccccatatattttagTAAAACttttacacagttgaagtcggaagtttacatacacccacaTTTTTGGACAACAAATCGCAGCTCTTAAATGGATAGCAATTGTCATCAAGTCCAACACCTTGGACAAGCTCACGTTTGAAACCCATCAAAGCCATTGCGTCATTACAAAAACAGAGAGTTCATCTAAAAACTACTTGATTAATTGAACAGTGCACGGTGGGTACTTGCTACTGTGATTCCTGAAATGCAGAGACTGCTGATGTTGTATTTTTCTAGTTTGAAATTATACATTTGTTACATTGTTTGCTTGCTAGCTCTGTCTTGTTGACCACCCAAcgttgctaacgttagcttgctagccaGTTAATATAACGTATTTATTCTAAATGTATGGTAGCTAAGTTGTTATGAATTCAACTAATCTGCTTTTGACATCAGGATACAATTTGAGAGCACTTCTTAGCTCAAAGTGGTTAGTAACTTTGCTTGCTGAAAGTGCATTCATTCAGAGCCATCCAGTGCCTAGCCACACTACAACCTTCATTTCACCAGGTTCCCATGAAGCAATTGTAATGACTGTCCACCACAACATACCAGAGAGTCTCCTGACAAGCAAGGGTTGTCTGTCTTAATTTCACTGTGTATTTGAAAACAGTTTGAGATCATTGGTAGGCGGTTTCACCTGTGGTTAGAAGGGGAATTCTGCTTCCGGGGAAAATGTCCAAGGTTGCAACAGTAACCAAGGGCTTAGCATAGGGTAAATTGTGTAATAGGGTATTCTTAGGGGGGTAGAAAACTGAACTAATAAGACCAAGTTTAATGGTATAATGAATTTAAGGGAGTGTATATAGTAGTACTTTATTAATCGCCACGGGTAAATTCATGTGATAGGGCGTACAGTAACGTTTTGTTGTCCAAAAGGTGTTGGTGGAGCTGGGTGTCTGAAAGACGGTAGTAAAGCACAAAAAGAAAAGAGAATCTGTTATTATACATTCTTTATTTGCCTCATGGTAATTTTCTATTTATTTTACTTAACTACACACCAGAGGGCACCAGCCTTGGTTTTAGCAATAAATAGAAATCCTATGTAATCCACTTTGATGTGCCtacctacagtggcaagaaaaggtatgtgaaccctttgaaaATATCTGGATTTCtgtataaattggtcataaaatttgatctgatcttct encodes:
- the LOC106570108 gene encoding cyclin-dependent kinases regulatory subunit 1; its protein translation is MSQKQIYYSDKYDDEKFEYRHVMLPKDIAKRVPKTHLMSETEWRNLGVQQSQGWIHYMIHQPEPHILLFRRPLPAA